In a single window of the Nilaparvata lugens isolate BPH chromosome 1, ASM1435652v1, whole genome shotgun sequence genome:
- the LOC120349522 gene encoding tigger transposable element-derived protein 4-like — translation MDGSDKRKLMVIGKSAKTRCFKNVNLLPVTYESNKRAWMTSELFTSWLRKWDNELKLKNDKILLMVDNCPAHPHVENLTSIKLVFLPPNTTSVLQPLDEGVIRSLKVNYRKRLILQIIQDFDEGCETKVSVLDAITMLERAWNEVTSITVKNCFRHAGFLMQSDNIIESACTEESLQEWGRSLAQPVSQDFFEEYEEVDKDLETTAAVSDEELLTSTLREEDDVTNTEKDNDNDEEINPPTLTEACKAIKTICQFLSVTNTADEATKNVLFNLEKQFQTSYYNSKCKKQTKITDFLCRELT, via the coding sequence ATGGATGGGAGTGATAAGCGCAAGCTGATGGTTATAGGGAAAAGTGCTAAAACTCGttgtttcaaaaatgttaatttattgCCAGTAACATATGAAAGTAACAAAAGAGCGTGGATGACAAGTGAATTGTTCACTTCCTGGCTAAGAAAATGGGACAAtgaactgaaattgaaaaatgataaaatattgttgatggTAGATAACTGTCCAGCACATCCACATGTTGAAAATCTTACATCTATAAAGTTGGTGTTCCTCCCGCCTAATACAACATCTGTTTTGCAACCCTTGGATGAAGGTGTTATAAGGTctctgaaagtcaactatcggAAACGTCTCATTCTACAAATCATTCAAGATTTTGATGAAGGATGTGAAACAAAAGTCTCTGTACTCGACGCAATTACAATGTTAGAAAGAGCTTGGAATGAAGTCACATCCATTACAGTGAAAAACTGTTTCAGACATGCAGGATTTTTAATGCAGTCTGATAACATTATTGAATCTGCATGCACAGAAGAGTCGTTACAAGAATGGGGGAGAAGTTTGGCTCAACCAGTGTCTCAGGATTTCTTTGAAGAGTATGAAGAAGTAGACAAGGATTTGGAAACGACGGCAGCTGTAAGTGATGAGGAATTGCTGACTTCGACTTTGAGAGAAGAAGACGACGTTACAAACACTGAGAAAGacaatgataatgatgaggaaatCAATCCACCAACACTGACTGAAGCTTGTAAAGCGATCAAGACAATTTGCCAATTTCTTAGTGTCACAAATACAGCAGATgaagcaacaaaaaatgttctatttaaTCTAGAGAAACAGTTTCAAACATCGTACTACAATTCAAAGTGCAaaaaacaaacgaaaattacagacttttt
- the LOC111051248 gene encoding cytochrome P450 307a1, protein MRLDAATARGVSRVSVEGMERRIKANATEGPASGSSMEGNSVLLKELLTVSACSYSLLAALVLVLVTAVLGGRSEKSRKAAPGPRAWPVLGSLHLMAGYRVPYQAFSTLAQRYGAVFGMQLGSVQCLVVNGLDNIREVLMSKNNHFDGRPDFTRYKQLFAGDKDNSLAFCNWSDLQKTRRDMLQAHTFPRPFTSRYNQLDEILSEEWSHLYVQLKSSNNSNMALKPLIVQGCANIFTSYFCSKRFDSDNVEFMRMVRNFDEVFYEVNQGYAADFIPWLMPLLGKHLKRIAGWSHEIREFMEKAIMKERLESLNNNMDMDAPSGDYVDSLIEHIHYHKQPTLTWETAMFALEDIIGGHSAVANLLIKVLAFIVERPDIQQKAFEEAEAATGGRDVTLADRTQMPYTEAIILEAIRLIASPIVPHVANQDSVIAGYTVEKDTLIFLNNYSLSMDPALWDEPDKFKPERFISAEGHVVKPEHFLPFGGGRRSCMGYKMVQLIGFSILGSILHRFSLSPVEGVDYQVPIGNLALPYDTFNFKLEHRF, encoded by the exons ATGAGGCTCGATGCGGCGACGGCGCGAGGGGTGAGTCGCGTGTCGGTGGAGGGGATGGAGCGCCGCATAAAAGCGAACGCCACCGAGGGCCCAGCATCAGGCTCCAGCATGGAAGGCAACAGTGTGCTTCTGAAGGAACTGTTGACAGTGTCCGCTTGCAGCTACTCGCTGCTGGCTGCACTCGTGCTGGTCCTGGTGACGGCGGTGCTTGGAGGCCGCAGCGAGAAGTCCCGCAAGGCGGCACCGGGGCCGCGAGCGTGGCCCGTGCTTGGCTCGCTGCACCTGATGGCCGGCTACCGTGTGCCCTACCAGGCGTTCTCCACGCTCGCCCAGCGCTACGGCGCCGTGTTCGGCATGCAGCTTGGCTCCGTCCAGTGCCTGGTCGTCAACGGCCTCGACAACATTCGCGAGGTGCTCATGAGCAAGAACAATCACTTCGACGGCCGGCCCGACTTCACACGCTACAAACAACTGTTCGCCGGCGACAAGGATAACT CACTAGCATTTTGCAACTGGTCGGATCTTCAGAAAACTCGAAGAGATATGCTGCAGGCACACACATTCCCTCGTCCCTTTACATCTCGTTACAACCAGCTGGACGAGATCCTATCAGAAGAGTGGAGTCATCTGTATGTTCAACTAAAGAGCTCAAACAACAGCAACATGGCTCTGAAGCCGCTTATTGTTCAGGGCTGCGCCAACATATTCACATCCTACTTCTGCAGCAAGCGATTCGATAGTGATAATGTTGAGTTCATGAGGATGGTGAGAAATTTTGATGAAGTTTTCTACGAAGTAAATCAAGGGTATGCTGCTGACTTTATACCTTGGTTGATGCCGTTACTTGGTAAGCATCTGAAACGCATAGCCGGCTGGAGTCATGAGATAAGAGAGTTCATGGAGAAGGCAATCATGAAAGAGCGATTGGAATCACTGAATAACAATATGGATATGGATGCTCCATCTGGCGACTATGTTGATTCACTGATAGAGCACATCCACTATCACAAGCAGCCAACTTTGACCTGGGAAACAGCTATGTTTGCGCTGGAGGACATCATCGGGGGACACTCAGCTGTGGCGAATCTTCTCATCAAAGTGTTGGCGTTCATAGTGGAGCGACCTGACATCCAGCAGAAGGCATTCGAGGAGGCGGAGGCGGCTACTGGAGGCCGTGACGTCACACTTGCCGACAGAACACAGATGCCATACACCGAGGCCATCATCCTCGAGGCAATTCGGCTCATTGCGTCTCCCATCGTGCCCCATGTCGCCAATCAGGACAGTGTCATTGCTG GTTATACAGTAGAAAAGGACACGCTGATATTCCTCAATAACTACAGTCTGAGCATGGATCCAGCGTTATGGGATGAGCCGGACAAGTTCAAACCAGAGAGATTCATATCAGCGGAAGGCCACGTAGTCAAACCAGAACACTTTCTACCGTTTGGGGGCGGAAGACGATCATGTATGGGATACAAAATGGTTCAACTAATaggattttcaattttaggttcaATTCTGCACAGGTTTAGCCTATCACCTGTGGAAGGAGTAGACTATCAAGTACCGATTGGTAATTTGGCTTTGCCTTATGACACATTCAACTTCAAGTTGGAGCATAGGTTCTAG